A region from the Kineothrix sp. IPX-CK genome encodes:
- a CDS encoding phage tail tape measure protein: MSKNDNKIDVSIQITDSQETIQKKLSKAARNLKIEASLGENSKEKSSMLSKWLNMTKIIKVADIAIKSMANQVIKLNTAETDLAMAANMTKPQMTALISSYSKLGAELKATVTDITQLGTEWLKHGKTVAETTTLIKDAMVLSKIGNLSSAESTKYLASIMDGYKISAEGAMNIVDKLSSVDVASGANIGGLAAGISEVAKNADSAGISFDKLIGYFAAVGDSSQAATTNLSGSINAVLSRMENIELSKLEDYENNGESLSGIEAVLGKENISLRDSSDSFRDLGEVLDEVGSKWNSYSEASQSAVAGAFAGSEHSDNFAILMGNYDNAMKYAEISLDSSGQAMEKFSVYQESLTSKTEEFKNAFIGLSTTVLDSDFLKDIIESGTSLINIFDANIGKLGVIPTLSAGIGAALSIKNVGGARMFALKI, from the coding sequence ATGAGCAAAAATGATAATAAAATTGATGTCAGTATACAAATTACTGACTCTCAGGAAACAATACAAAAAAAATTAAGCAAAGCCGCAAGAAACTTAAAAATAGAAGCATCCCTGGGCGAAAACAGCAAAGAGAAGTCTTCCATGCTATCAAAGTGGCTCAATATGACCAAAATAATAAAAGTTGCCGACATAGCTATCAAAAGCATGGCGAATCAGGTCATAAAATTAAATACGGCCGAAACCGATCTTGCCATGGCCGCCAATATGACCAAACCGCAAATGACGGCTTTAATCTCTTCCTATTCAAAGCTGGGCGCTGAACTGAAAGCCACCGTAACCGATATTACCCAGCTAGGAACGGAATGGCTAAAGCACGGTAAAACCGTAGCCGAAACCACCACTCTTATTAAAGATGCTATGGTACTATCTAAAATAGGAAATTTATCTTCTGCTGAAAGCACTAAATATCTTGCTTCCATTATGGACGGTTATAAAATTTCCGCCGAAGGCGCGATGAACATTGTAGATAAATTATCTTCCGTTGACGTGGCCTCCGGCGCAAATATCGGCGGACTTGCCGCAGGCATTAGCGAGGTGGCAAAAAACGCAGACTCGGCAGGTATATCATTCGATAAGCTCATCGGGTATTTTGCCGCTGTCGGAGATAGTTCCCAGGCAGCAACGACAAATCTAAGCGGTTCCATTAATGCTGTATTATCCCGAATGGAAAATATCGAGCTTTCCAAATTGGAGGATTATGAAAATAATGGAGAAAGTCTATCTGGAATTGAAGCAGTTCTTGGCAAAGAAAACATATCATTAAGAGATTCCTCCGATTCCTTCAGAGATTTAGGCGAAGTCTTGGATGAGGTAGGCTCTAAATGGAATTCCTACTCGGAAGCTTCTCAAAGTGCTGTCGCCGGTGCCTTTGCCGGCAGCGAACATTCTGACAACTTTGCAATTCTCATGGGAAATTACGATAACGCAATGAAATATGCGGAAATCTCCTTGGATTCATCGGGGCAGGCCATGGAGAAATTTTCCGTTTATCAAGAGTCTCTCACAAGCAAAACGGAAGAATTTAAGAACGCATTTATCGGCCTTTCAACAACTGTACTCGATTCAGATTTTTTAAAGGACATTATCGAATCCGGTACATCTCTAATAAATATTTTTGATGCAAATATAGGAAAACTAGGTGTTATTCCAACGCTATCGGCAGGTATCGGCGCCGCATTAAGCATTAAAAACGTCGGTGGGGCCAGAATGTTTGCCCTCAAAATTTAA
- a CDS encoding ATP-binding protein, translated as MTDELLLTNNYTLSSIANMWKNTGSKKDLSSKFIVTQNDIQDKLIKVDELYKPLNNFDANSILSQLQKIDMQVQKGKRTWHNYFNGFKEDERWQIDFVKNTVLQTASTEDVIKAQNAARDSDIKYNNSLKQMTLSARRASISKVRIMAYTQKNYTYNDKLSTDENLLLDKLFKLRLSHMSEALEKQFLNPNTALEDFHTRISEIIHYEWDQRQNTKFNKLLKKASLKYPTADFDSGLYESDRMLDTHTIELLQKCEWIDEPKNLLITGSAGAGKTYIANALCITALQQLRTVKYIRANALLLESEKARQLGHAYDYTNQMAAYDLLVIDDFGLMELSMDKCRDLFEIIETRDCKKATMIVSQLPVIKWWDLFKDNTYADACLSRMTSKAYRLECNGRDMRK; from the coding sequence ATGACTGATGAATTATTATTAACTAATAATTATACTCTTTCTAGTATTGCAAATATGTGGAAAAATACAGGTAGTAAAAAAGATTTATCCAGTAAATTCATTGTTACACAAAATGATATACAAGATAAATTAATAAAAGTGGATGAATTATATAAGCCACTAAACAATTTTGACGCAAATAGTATATTATCACAATTACAAAAAATAGATATGCAAGTTCAAAAAGGAAAAAGAACTTGGCATAATTATTTTAATGGTTTTAAAGAAGATGAAAGATGGCAAATTGATTTTGTCAAAAATACAGTTCTTCAGACAGCAAGCACAGAAGATGTAATAAAAGCACAAAATGCAGCTCGTGACTCTGATATCAAATATAACAATAGTTTAAAGCAGATGACACTTAGTGCAAGAAGGGCTTCTATAAGTAAGGTGAGAATTATGGCTTATACACAAAAAAACTATACATACAATGACAAGCTAAGCACTGATGAAAATCTGTTATTGGACAAACTATTTAAACTCCGCCTGTCCCACATGTCGGAGGCATTGGAGAAGCAGTTCCTTAACCCCAACACGGCACTCGAGGACTTTCATACCCGTATATCTGAGATTATTCACTATGAATGGGATCAGCGTCAGAACACAAAGTTCAACAAGCTACTTAAGAAAGCGTCCTTGAAATATCCGACTGCAGACTTTGATTCTGGTCTTTACGAATCAGATCGTATGCTGGATACTCACACCATTGAGTTACTACAAAAATGTGAATGGATTGACGAACCTAAAAATCTATTGATTACTGGTAGCGCTGGGGCAGGCAAAACTTATATCGCGAATGCACTATGCATTACCGCTTTACAACAGCTACGAACAGTAAAATATATCAGAGCCAATGCACTTCTTCTAGAAAGTGAAAAGGCACGTCAACTTGGTCATGCCTACGATTATACAAATCAGATGGCAGCTTATGACTTGCTGGTAATTGATGATTTCGGTCTTATGGAACTAAGCATGGATAAGTGCCGTGACCTCTTTGAAATCATTGAAACAAGAGATTGTAAAAAGGCAACAATGATTGTATCTCAGCTTCCCGTCATCAAGTGGTGGGACCTCTTCAAAGATAACACCTATGCGGATGCCTGCTTAAGCAGGATGACATCTAAGGCGTACCGCCTTGAGTGCAATGGAAGAGACATGAGAAAGTAA